The Fusarium keratoplasticum isolate Fu6.1 chromosome 8, whole genome shotgun sequence genome includes a region encoding these proteins:
- a CDS encoding MFS domain-containing protein: MEMNYNNETSQELHTIEAELHTDIVPGTEIMRDVASHHFVKDRSGSSRVLIPQPSDDPADPLNWSFTWKILTITGASLASFFQGFGPLALAPMFPDYIEAFHCSLADAVQFTGVCILVLGFSNFIWVPISTSFGRRPVYIFSNLICLASMVWRARAQTYGSFMGACVLNGIGAGPAESIQPSVIADIFFLHDRGKWNTLYWVTYMGSLMIGPIVSGSVALNVGWRNFWWLNVALGAFVLIYIVFLFPETKWHRPHPNEILNEVRPNSGKNDSSVNAKHAGNSQEDTQSTADPAINVATEKGTPDTLADLNASETAQRDPYLGRGKPAKWQFRVFQPNAHPFKAILLDLWIPWKLFAFPIVQFASFVVSWSCSSFLTINLTQSQVLAAPPYNFSSQTIGFTNFAIFVGSLIGLATGGPLSDWVAAKLTARNNGVREPEMRLLAMIPFVLIMYLGNIIVSVGYENLWPWEAIVLVGYTCAGIQVAALPSISSTYAVDSYKPVAGSLFVSITVNKNLWGYGFSKFITPWSIKSGFIQPIMTNGSLVLLWCLFGVIFYYYGKTFRRWSKNSSIHSL, encoded by the exons ATGGAGATGAACTATAACAATGAG ACATCCCAGGAGCTCCATACCATCGAGGCGGAGCTCCACACAGATATCGTGCCCGGCACAGAGATCATGCGAGATGTTGCATCGCACCATTTTGTCAAGGATCGTTCTGGCTCCAGCCGTGTCCTCATTCCTCAGCCTTCGGACGATCCTGCCGACCCCCTCAATTGGTCATTTACATGGAAAATATTGACAATCACTGGGGCCAGTCTAGCGAGCTTCTTCCAGGGCTTTGGGCCACTAGCGCTTGCACCTATGTTCCCAGACTACATCGAGGCGTTTCACTGCAGCCTGGCGGACGCTGTCCAGTTCACTGGAGTGTGTATCTTGGTTTTGGGGTTTAGCAACTTTATATG GGTTCCGATAAGCACTTCCTTCGGAAGACGCCCGGTATACATCTTCTCCAACCTGATTTGCCTCGCCTCCATGGTATGGAGGGCCCGTGCCCAGACGTATGGCAGTTTTATGGGCGCTTGTGT GCTTAATGGTATTGGCGCTGGTCCCGCAGAGTCGATCCAACCATCCGTCATTGCTG atatcttcttcttgcacGACAGAGGGAAATGGAACACTCTTTATTGGGTCACATATATGGGATCATTGATGATCGGACCGATTGTCAGCGGTTCGGTCGCGCTCAATGTCGGGTGGCGTAACTTTTGGTGGCTAAACGTGGCCCTGGGCGCGTTTGTACTGATCTATATCGTCTTCCTATTTCCAGAGACCAA ATGGCATCGCCCCCACCCGAATGAGATCCTTAATGAAGTCAGACCCAACAGCGGGAAGAATGACAGTTCGGTCAACGCCAAACACGCGGGGAATTCCCAGGAAGATACTCAGAGCACAGCGGATCCCGCCATCAATGTGGCCACGGAGAAAGGTACCCCGGATACACTTGCTGATCTAAACGCCAGCGAGACGGCTCAAAGAGATCCTTACCTTGGCAGGGGCAAGCCCGCGAAGTGGCAATTTCGTGTCTTCCAGCCCAATGCCCATCCCTTCAAGGCTATTCTTCTGGACCTATGGATCCCTTGGAAGCTATTTGCCTTCCCCATCGTTCAATTCGCCAGCTTTGTTGTCTCTTGGAGCTGCTCTTCTTTCTTAACCATCAATCTGACCCAAAGCCAAGTACTTGCCGCGCCACCTTACAACTTCTCTAGCCAGACGATTGGATTTACCAATTTCGCTATTTTTGTCGGATCCCTCATCGGCCTGGCGACGGGTGGTCCTCTGTCCGACTGGGTGGCTGCCAAACTCACCGCTAGAAATAACGGTGTTCGCGAGCCAGAGATGCGGTTGCTCGCCATGATCCCATTCGTTCTTATTATGTACCTCGGAAACATCATTGTCTCAGTTGGATATGAGAACCTTTGGCCATGGGAGGCAATCGTGCTTGTTGGATATACTTGTGCAGGTATCCAAGTTGCGGCCCTCCCCAGCATTTCGAGCACGTATGCTGTCGACAGTTATAAGCCCGTTGCTGGCAGCCTGTTTGTTAGCATCACTGTCAATAAGAACCTTTGGGGCTATGGATTCAGCAAATTTATCACTCCTTGGAGCATCAAGTCGGG TTTCATCCAACCCATCATGACAAATGGAAGCTTGGTCCTTCTCTGGTGTCTGTTTGGTGTCATCTTCTACTATTATGGCAAGACGTTTCGTCGTTGGAGCAAGAATAGCAGCATTCACAGCCTTTAA
- a CDS encoding NmrA domain-containing protein: MVHETDRNAQIMTNFWEHMDGQREMAEGKAMVEAAKNIDVKLLLISSEENATKVYHFDSKALISDHARGIRVPFADIYAGAYMNTFTTFTRPRPAGDGSYVVDGVWSEDTLMPLRDTYHDFGLLSG, from the coding sequence ATGGTTCATGAGACTGACAGGAATGCTCAAATTATGACCAATTTCTGGGAACATATGGATGGGCAGCGGGAGATGGCTGAAGGAAAGGCCATGGTGGAGGCTGCGAAGAACATCGACGTCAAGTTGCTCCTGATCTCCTCAGAGGAAAACGCGACCAAGGTTTACCATTTCGATTCAAAGGCACTCATCTCTGACCACGCACGGGGCATTAGAGTCCCATTCGCCGACATATACGCTGGCGCCTACATGAACACTTTTACTACCTTCACCCGCCCACGTCCCGCCGGAGACGGCTCCTATGTCGTCGATGGCGTCTGGTCTGAGGACACCCTGATGCCGCTCCGAGATACCTACCACGATTTTGGTCTTTTGTCCGGCTAG